Proteins from a single region of Thermotoga maritima MSB8:
- the larC gene encoding nickel pincer cofactor biosynthesis protein LarC, whose amino-acid sequence MRILYLDPFSGISGDMFLGLLVDLGVDPEKIKSRLEKLNVEFDLVVKKVNKKGVTATKVDVVFPRKEHHEDHIVSDHDHHHHHGRHLSEIVEVLSRLEDPLKEKAIRMFEALAEAESKIHGLSKEKVHFHEVGAMDAVIEIAGAVVGLELLEVEKVFCGTVNTGSGFVMTEHGRYPVPAPATAELLKGIPIYMDQKVRAELVTPTGAVILKILVDEFRTPILRVEKVGYGAGTMDLEIPNVLRGYLGYIEPSERTGDVLIETNVDDMNPQLFGHLMERLFEAGAKDVFFTPIYMKKNRPAVKVSVLCHESKKDEILKLLFKESTSIGARVFYPEKVEATRTLKTVKTEYGEIPVKIASFDSEIVNISPEYEACKKVAQEKGIPLKEVYRAVYKSVSEVRNDV is encoded by the coding sequence ATGAGGATACTATATCTCGATCCTTTCTCAGGGATATCTGGGGACATGTTCCTTGGCCTTTTGGTCGATCTTGGGGTGGATCCAGAAAAGATAAAATCCCGTCTTGAAAAGCTCAACGTCGAATTCGATCTCGTGGTGAAAAAGGTAAACAAAAAAGGAGTAACCGCCACAAAAGTTGACGTTGTTTTCCCTAGAAAAGAGCACCACGAGGATCACATTGTGTCGGATCATGATCACCACCATCACCATGGAAGACATCTCTCCGAGATCGTTGAAGTACTCAGCAGACTCGAAGATCCTTTGAAAGAGAAAGCGATAAGGATGTTTGAAGCTCTCGCAGAAGCGGAAAGCAAGATCCACGGCCTCTCAAAAGAAAAGGTTCATTTCCACGAAGTTGGGGCCATGGACGCTGTGATAGAGATCGCGGGAGCTGTAGTTGGATTGGAGCTTCTCGAAGTAGAGAAGGTTTTCTGTGGCACTGTCAACACGGGAAGCGGTTTTGTGATGACAGAACACGGCAGATACCCGGTTCCCGCTCCAGCCACCGCTGAGCTGCTGAAAGGCATTCCGATCTATATGGATCAGAAAGTGCGCGCGGAACTGGTCACGCCGACGGGAGCAGTGATCTTGAAGATCCTGGTTGACGAGTTCAGGACACCGATCTTGAGAGTAGAAAAAGTGGGATACGGAGCTGGGACGATGGATCTCGAAATACCGAACGTTTTGAGGGGGTATCTCGGTTACATCGAACCCTCCGAAAGAACCGGAGATGTTCTCATAGAAACGAATGTGGACGATATGAATCCACAGCTGTTCGGTCATCTCATGGAGAGACTGTTTGAAGCGGGGGCAAAGGATGTCTTCTTCACACCCATATACATGAAGAAGAACCGTCCGGCTGTCAAGGTTTCTGTTCTCTGTCACGAGTCGAAAAAAGATGAGATCCTGAAACTGCTCTTCAAAGAAAGCACCAGCATAGGTGCGAGGGTTTTCTATCCCGAAAAGGTAGAAGCGACCCGCACATTGAAGACGGTAAAGACCGAATACGGGGAGATTCCAGTCAAGATAGCGAGTTTCGATTCGGAGATCGTGAACATCTCACCAGAGTACGAGGCTTGCAAGAAGGTTGCACAGGAGAAAGGAATTCCTCTCAAAGAAGTATACAGAGCGGTCTACAAGAGTGTTTCGGAGGTTCGAAACGATGTTTGA
- the larB gene encoding nickel pincer cofactor biosynthesis protein LarB, whose product MFEDVLRSLASGEITIQEAEEKILSKFFERTNELMLDMERDKRQGFPEIVFALGKTKEQTIAAVEKFLERKGIAFVSGLDEEKKRELKDRFFGYVIKEAGRLVVLKRENTTLEKLNGKVGVITAGTSDVPFAEETSLILEELGVNVQKVYDAGVAGIHRSFYALSKTEDSDLLIVFAGMEGILPSLIASLTDLPVIAVPTPVGYGFGGEGLGALSTMLQTCVPGLVVVNIGNTVGAAAAAVRILRRIRKDG is encoded by the coding sequence ATGTTTGAAGATGTACTGAGATCTCTCGCAAGTGGTGAGATAACCATTCAAGAAGCGGAAGAGAAGATTTTGAGCAAATTTTTTGAAAGAACAAACGAGTTGATGCTCGACATGGAAAGAGACAAAAGGCAGGGATTTCCCGAAATCGTCTTTGCACTGGGGAAAACTAAGGAGCAGACGATAGCCGCTGTGGAGAAGTTTTTAGAGAGAAAGGGAATCGCCTTTGTCTCCGGTCTGGACGAGGAGAAAAAACGGGAGTTGAAAGATAGATTTTTTGGCTACGTGATAAAAGAAGCTGGGAGACTCGTGGTTTTAAAGAGAGAAAATACAACTCTGGAAAAGTTGAACGGAAAAGTTGGAGTGATAACTGCTGGAACTTCTGATGTTCCCTTCGCCGAGGAGACTTCTCTCATACTTGAAGAACTCGGTGTCAACGTTCAGAAGGTTTACGACGCGGGAGTTGCGGGGATACACAGATCCTTTTACGCACTCAGCAAGACAGAAGATTCTGACCTTCTCATAGTCTTTGCCGGAATGGAAGGAATTCTTCCTTCTCTCATAGCTTCTCTCACAGATCTTCCGGTGATAGCCGTTCCCACACCCGTTGGTTATGGATTCGGTGGAGAGGGACTGGGAGCGCTTTCCACGATGCTTCAAACGTGTGTTCCGGGTCTTGTTGTGGTGAACATAGGGAACACCGTTGGAGCCGCAGCGGCCGCCGTGAGAATTTTAAGGAGGATAAGGAAAGATGGATAA
- the larE gene encoding ATP-dependent sacrificial sulfur transferase LarE, which translates to MDKLQRISEAIKSKKKLVVMFSGGVDSTLLAKLAREVLGKNAVALTIDSPVIPRKEIEEAKNLANLIGIRHEFIELNELKSRHLIENPPDRCYLCRKLRDNIVKNWARENGFDVIADGLNFSDLQDYRPGVKASTEDGIWHPFIDFEVTKEEIREYSKKLGLPTWDKPAMACLCSRFPYGFGLNEERVRMVEKAENFLRELGFREVRVRFFPYKTAVVEVGRDEMELLMGKRTDIVLALQKIGFSFVTLDLEGFASGKLNRTIEGMSK; encoded by the coding sequence ATGGATAAACTTCAGAGAATAAGTGAAGCTATTAAAAGCAAGAAAAAACTCGTCGTCATGTTCTCCGGTGGGGTCGACAGCACCCTTTTAGCGAAACTGGCACGTGAAGTGCTGGGAAAAAACGCCGTGGCACTCACGATAGACTCCCCGGTGATTCCAAGAAAAGAGATAGAAGAAGCGAAGAATCTGGCAAATCTCATTGGAATAAGGCATGAATTCATCGAACTGAACGAGCTCAAGAGCAGACACCTCATAGAGAATCCTCCAGACAGGTGTTACCTGTGCAGAAAGCTGAGAGACAACATCGTAAAGAACTGGGCAAGGGAGAATGGTTTCGATGTGATAGCTGATGGGTTGAATTTTTCAGACCTTCAGGATTACAGGCCGGGAGTGAAGGCATCCACGGAAGACGGCATCTGGCATCCCTTCATAGATTTTGAAGTGACGAAGGAAGAGATAAGAGAGTACTCCAAGAAGCTGGGGCTTCCAACTTGGGACAAACCCGCCATGGCCTGTCTGTGTTCGAGGTTTCCTTACGGATTTGGATTGAACGAAGAGCGCGTTCGAATGGTGGAAAAAGCGGAGAACTTTCTCAGAGAACTGGGATTCAGAGAGGTGAGGGTGAGATTTTTCCCGTACAAAACCGCTGTTGTCGAAGTGGGAAGAGATGAGATGGAACTCCTCATGGGCAAAAGAACAGATATTGTATTGGCACTTCAGAAGATCGGTTTTTCTTTTGTGACGCTGGATCTGGAAGGTTTTGCCAGCGGAAAGCTGAACAGGACGATAGAGGGTATGTCAAAGTAA
- a CDS encoding tyrosine-type recombinase/integrase yields MDEYLEYLKVVKKRSERTLYQYRSILREFTRFEPITPETWKEYLNTISKNAPATQRNKLVVVKNYLNWRADRGLLNAEERFWNEAEPPRHTVLPKAIELDEVRRIIEACDNPLYRAIFKVLANTGMRVSEIVNLSVHDISVNETARIRIKGKGNKERIINVSKELVEELMNSGFFEKKPSVRSIQRAVKRYARKAGIKKKVTPHIFRHSFAVALIERGVPLNKIQALLGHANISTTSIYLKIASEGIEIPKII; encoded by the coding sequence GTGGACGAATACCTGGAGTACCTCAAAGTGGTTAAAAAAAGAAGCGAAAGGACGCTGTATCAATACAGATCTATTCTAAGAGAATTCACCAGGTTCGAGCCCATCACTCCAGAAACCTGGAAGGAGTATCTCAACACAATATCGAAGAACGCTCCCGCTACCCAGAGGAACAAGCTCGTCGTTGTGAAGAACTACCTGAACTGGAGAGCGGATAGAGGACTGCTGAACGCGGAAGAGCGCTTCTGGAACGAAGCAGAGCCTCCCCGTCATACGGTGTTACCAAAAGCCATTGAACTCGATGAAGTCCGTCGTATTATCGAAGCGTGTGACAACCCTCTGTACAGAGCGATATTCAAAGTGCTCGCCAATACCGGGATGCGAGTATCGGAGATTGTGAATCTGTCAGTTCACGATATTTCGGTGAACGAAACTGCCAGGATAAGAATAAAGGGAAAGGGAAACAAGGAAAGAATCATCAACGTCTCAAAGGAACTGGTAGAAGAACTCATGAATTCCGGCTTTTTCGAGAAGAAACCTTCCGTTCGATCGATACAGAGAGCCGTCAAAAGATACGCAAGGAAAGCGGGTATAAAGAAAAAAGTGACTCCCCACATATTCAGACATTCTTTCGCTGTGGCGCTGATTGAACGAGGTGTTCCCCTGAACAAGATTCAGGCCCTTCTGGGTCACGCAAACATCTCCACCACTTCTATATACCTAAAGATAGCAAGTGAAGGAATTGAGATTCCAAAAATTATTTAA
- a CDS encoding GNAT family N-acetyltransferase gives MFEGKLVRLRAYRKEDIEKALEFANDPEVKKCLVPGIPFPWRKEDEEKWYQSLNPFSTDSYSFAIEKLSDGEYIGGCSINKIDWKNSVAEVGIFLGRPYWSQGYGTDAMRVLVRFIFNEMNMNKIKLHVFSFNERAKRVYEKIGFKVEGILRQELFREGRYHDVIVMGLLKSEWEDLTETDL, from the coding sequence ATGTTTGAAGGAAAGCTGGTGAGGCTCAGGGCCTACAGAAAAGAAGACATAGAGAAAGCCCTGGAATTCGCCAACGATCCTGAAGTGAAGAAGTGCCTCGTTCCGGGTATTCCTTTTCCGTGGAGAAAAGAAGACGAAGAAAAATGGTACCAAAGTTTGAATCCCTTCAGCACAGATTCCTACTCGTTCGCCATCGAGAAGTTGAGTGATGGAGAGTACATAGGGGGATGCAGCATTAACAAAATCGACTGGAAAAACTCTGTGGCAGAGGTCGGCATATTTCTGGGGAGGCCTTACTGGAGCCAGGGATATGGAACGGACGCTATGAGGGTACTGGTGCGGTTCATTTTCAACGAGATGAATATGAACAAGATCAAGCTCCACGTGTTCAGTTTCAACGAGCGGGCAAAGAGAGTTTACGAGAAAATAGGCTTCAAAGTGGAGGGTATCTTAAGACAAGAACTTTTCAGAGAAGGAAGGTATCACGACGTTATCGTGATGGGCTTGCTGAAGAGTGAATGGGAAGACCTCACCGAAACAGATCTTTGA
- a CDS encoding DUF234 domain-containing protein, translating into MYVCKHCGSAMNKDVEIDIVGIKGNTLYVGECKWSNKKIDVRVLDRLRSKVPYLLKDLQVDNLSVVYYLFSRSGFDGLKETEEVKLVELKDLFR; encoded by the coding sequence TTGTACGTTTGCAAACACTGTGGTTCGGCGATGAACAAGGATGTAGAGATAGATATCGTAGGAATAAAAGGAAACACCCTATACGTTGGCGAATGTAAGTGGTCAAACAAGAAAATAGATGTTCGTGTTCTGGATCGATTGAGAAGCAAAGTTCCATACCTTCTAAAGGATCTTCAAGTAGATAATCTCTCCGTTGTTTACTATCTCTTTTCCAGAAGTGGTTTCGATGGACTAAAAGAGACCGAAGAAGTGAAACTGGTCGAACTCAAAGATCTGTTTCGGTGA
- a CDS encoding zinc ribbon domain-containing protein translates to MSHGITEIDIDSINNQKLHQMPYGKFLSKLKYKADQVGIRVIEVLETHTSQTCSICGAVDR, encoded by the coding sequence CTGAGCCACGGTATCACCGAGATAGACATCGACTCGATCAACAACCAGAAACTCCACCAGATGCCGTATGGAAAGTTTCTCAGCAAACTGAAGTACAAAGCCGATCAAGTAGGAATCAGAGTTATTGAAGTGCTCGAAACGCACACCTCACAGACATGTTCTATATGCGGTGCTGTGGACAGATGA
- a CDS encoding sensor domain-containing diguanylate cyclase, with amino-acid sequence MKAITKRFIFIYIPVLAALFFLSRINYLLYHTVIEFFAIFTGLSIGLIAYATRGFNQNRIFIKFGIVYIFVAIVDFLHTLAYKGMGVFPNWTSNQPTQFWIAGRLLETLGFVLILYFPKLSERTLFFLFGPLTTFLITSIWTGVFPDCFIEGFGLTEFKISMEYIIIFVLLAVLVRTLRSKDISISTFRKPLVAAVILTIFGELSFTLYSDVYGFFNFLGHVFRFLSYMVILRGMIVNALANPVRALLFELHEEKEKLKEIAHRDSLTGLFNRAFFNEWIQDQVRKAQFQNVPLSFIMIDVDDFKQINDTYGHLTGDKVLKFVARCISDSIRSSDFAVRYGGDEFLVVLYNTSKQQAERVASRIREKIRNSNELGVDVDISYGVAELNPGDNYLKFLQKADEEMYGMKREKKSCCD; translated from the coding sequence TTGAAAGCGATCACCAAAAGATTCATTTTCATTTACATACCAGTTCTCGCTGCGCTGTTTTTTCTCTCAAGGATAAACTACCTGCTTTATCATACAGTAATAGAGTTCTTTGCGATATTTACCGGTCTGTCGATTGGTTTAATAGCGTATGCCACACGTGGATTCAATCAAAACAGAATCTTCATAAAGTTTGGAATCGTTTATATATTCGTTGCAATTGTCGACTTCCTTCATACGCTTGCGTATAAGGGTATGGGAGTTTTTCCAAACTGGACGTCAAACCAGCCCACCCAGTTTTGGATCGCAGGAAGATTGCTTGAAACACTCGGTTTTGTTCTGATCCTGTATTTTCCTAAGCTCAGCGAGAGAACATTGTTTTTTCTGTTCGGCCCTCTGACCACATTTCTGATCACATCCATCTGGACTGGAGTTTTCCCAGACTGTTTCATCGAAGGTTTCGGTTTAACAGAGTTCAAAATATCAATGGAGTACATCATAATTTTTGTTCTACTTGCGGTGCTTGTTCGAACGCTCAGAAGTAAAGATATCTCGATCTCTACATTCCGAAAACCTCTCGTAGCTGCAGTAATTCTCACGATCTTTGGAGAGCTCTCTTTCACACTGTATTCAGATGTCTATGGTTTTTTCAATTTCCTGGGACATGTTTTCAGATTTCTCTCGTACATGGTGATTTTGAGGGGAATGATAGTGAACGCTTTGGCGAATCCTGTTCGAGCTCTATTGTTTGAACTTCACGAAGAAAAAGAAAAACTCAAGGAAATCGCTCATCGCGATAGTTTAACAGGGCTCTTCAACAGGGCGTTTTTCAACGAGTGGATTCAGGATCAAGTTCGAAAAGCGCAGTTCCAGAACGTTCCGCTGTCTTTCATAATGATCGATGTTGACGATTTCAAACAGATCAACGACACATACGGACATTTAACCGGAGATAAGGTGCTCAAATTCGTTGCAAGATGTATTAGCGATTCGATTCGCTCTTCGGATTTTGCAGTGCGCTACGGTGGGGATGAATTTTTAGTTGTCCTTTACAACACCAGCAAACAACAAGCAGAACGGGTCGCTTCGAGGATAAGGGAGAAAATCAGAAACTCGAATGAACTGGGAGTGGATGTCGATATCAGCTACGGTGTGGCTGAACTCAATCCAGGTGACAACTATTTGAAATTCCTTCAAAAAGCGGACGAAGAGATGTATGGAATGAAGAGAGAGAAAAAGTCCTGTTGTGATTAA
- a CDS encoding UTRA domain-containing protein, with the protein MQQPVADTAWQFWSGPSTVLGWRLRYVDEGPIVVEKSYFHPEVSKSFENEDLTKSLAKLFFNSLKDAKISRIEQVIEPCTRQEAEHVQNLIDAEEFLKMSRWIYVEGRDEPVYYLLLFMRADLDRIRS; encoded by the coding sequence TTGCAACAACCTGTTGCAGACACAGCCTGGCAGTTTTGGTCTGGTCCTTCAACCGTACTGGGGTGGCGGCTCAGGTACGTCGACGAAGGCCCCATCGTGGTGGAAAAGTCCTACTTCCATCCTGAGGTTTCAAAATCGTTCGAAAACGAAGATTTGACAAAATCCCTCGCCAAACTGTTCTTCAACAGTTTGAAGGATGCAAAGATTTCCAGGATCGAGCAGGTCATAGAACCCTGCACCCGGCAGGAAGCGGAACACGTGCAGAACCTGATCGACGCCGAAGAATTTTTGAAGATGTCCCGCTGGATCTACGTTGAAGGCCGTGACGAGCCGGTTTATTACCTACTGCTATTCATGCGCGCCGACCTGGACAGGATTAGAAGTTGA
- a CDS encoding sulfurtransferase TusA family protein, whose amino-acid sequence MGQRGSVLTLFKTLSNQTRLDILMLLRDSCLTASEVAEKLKINPSTAYRYLNQMVKAGILKVVKTPEGDRYDFSSVQVFRMLEAAVELLHENEKEKKISSIISVEESPGSKKFLDMRGQICPVPEITTRKELEKLQPGETLIVMCDYPLSGERITSFSLREGYEVATEQIGPVTKIYIKKPQSL is encoded by the coding sequence ATGGGACAGCGCGGAAGCGTTTTGACACTCTTTAAAACCTTATCGAATCAGACACGACTCGACATCCTGATGCTTTTGAGAGACAGTTGTCTCACCGCTTCAGAAGTGGCGGAGAAGCTGAAGATCAATCCCTCAACCGCTTACAGGTATTTGAACCAGATGGTTAAAGCGGGGATCCTCAAAGTCGTAAAGACACCCGAGGGTGACAGGTACGATTTTTCTTCTGTTCAGGTGTTCAGGATGCTCGAAGCAGCGGTGGAATTGCTCCACGAGAACGAAAAAGAAAAGAAAATTTCCAGTATCATCTCAGTAGAAGAGTCGCCTGGGTCGAAGAAATTTCTCGATATGCGGGGACAAATATGTCCCGTTCCAGAGATCACGACCAGAAAAGAACTGGAAAAACTCCAGCCTGGAGAAACCCTGATCGTGATGTGCGACTATCCACTCTCGGGAGAGAGGATCACAAGTTTCTCTCTGAGGGAAGGCTATGAAGTGGCCACTGAACAGATCGGACCCGTAACCAAGATCTACATAAAGAAACCGCAATCTCTTTAA
- the tusB gene encoding sulfurtransferase complex subunit TusB has protein sequence MALVLVKYGTDHPVEKLKIRSAKAEDKIVLIQNGVFWALEELETPAKVYAIKDDFLARGYSEEDSKVPLITYSEFIDLLEGEEKFIG, from the coding sequence ATGGCACTCGTACTCGTTAAGTACGGAACGGATCACCCAGTGGAAAAACTCAAAATAAGATCTGCAAAGGCAGAAGATAAGATAGTTCTCATACAAAACGGTGTCTTCTGGGCTCTGGAAGAACTCGAAACACCAGCAAAGGTCTACGCAATCAAGGACGATTTTCTTGCGAGAGGATATTCCGAAGAGGATTCAAAAGTTCCACTGATCACTTACAGTGAATTCATAGATCTTCTGGAGGGTGAAGAGAAATTCATCGGCTGA
- a CDS encoding DsrE/DsrF/TusD sulfur relay family protein, with translation MKIGIQVMVPPYTYEDLDTAIKIAEAAMEKGHEVTLFLFADSVICTNKNIKPIKIDRNIPQKLVELMQKGNFEVHICGICMDYRGITTDMIIEGSKPSGLPELANLIATCDRFINLMA, from the coding sequence ATGAAGATAGGAATACAGGTGATGGTTCCACCCTATACATATGAAGATCTGGATACCGCTATAAAGATCGCTGAAGCCGCAATGGAAAAAGGTCATGAAGTAACACTCTTTCTCTTCGCGGATTCCGTCATTTGTACTAACAAGAACATAAAGCCAATCAAAATCGACAGAAACATTCCACAGAAACTTGTAGAACTGATGCAAAAAGGAAACTTCGAGGTTCACATATGTGGAATATGTATGGACTACAGAGGGATAACCACAGACATGATAATAGAGGGTTCGAAACCGAGCGGTCTTCCAGAACTCGCAAACCTGATTGCCACCTGCGACAGATTCATAAATCTGATGGCTTGA
- a CDS encoding YeeE/YedE family protein: protein MVWTGLLIGVLFGVILQRGRICFNSAFRDVLIFKDNYLMRLAALTLGLESITLLIFAQAGIITLNPKPLNWIGNIIGGFIFGMGMVLAGGCASGVTYRTGEGMTTAWFAALAYALTAHATKKGLFSGWIKWLSNYTVTVSNTNPVYAPKTGPTIATVLGISPWIASIIFLALMLWYAFGVKNKSQRPSKLNWIAASVLIAILAPIAWWASASTGRNYGLGITGGWINLVSVYANNASLNWEGAEILGIIIGAAISAIAGKEFKLRMPKNPKTYAQVLLGGFLMGFGAVTAGGCNIGHFLTGVPTLAISSIVASIFFILGNWTMAWFLFGRQK, encoded by the coding sequence ATGGTCTGGACCGGTCTACTAATCGGAGTTCTGTTCGGTGTAATCCTTCAGCGTGGCAGGATCTGCTTTAACTCCGCTTTCAGAGACGTTCTGATCTTCAAGGACAATTACTTGATGAGGCTCGCTGCGCTGACACTCGGTCTCGAATCCATCACGCTCTTGATCTTCGCTCAGGCCGGCATCATAACTCTCAACCCCAAACCCCTCAACTGGATTGGAAACATCATTGGTGGATTCATCTTCGGAATGGGAATGGTGCTCGCTGGTGGATGTGCTTCGGGAGTGACTTACAGAACCGGCGAAGGAATGACAACAGCGTGGTTCGCAGCTCTGGCCTACGCTCTGACGGCCCACGCTACAAAGAAGGGATTGTTCTCGGGATGGATCAAGTGGCTGAGCAACTACACGGTGACAGTTTCGAACACAAATCCCGTTTACGCACCAAAGACAGGGCCAACTATCGCAACGGTGCTCGGTATCAGTCCATGGATCGCCTCAATTATCTTCCTTGCGCTCATGCTCTGGTACGCCTTCGGAGTGAAAAACAAGTCCCAGAGGCCTTCCAAATTGAACTGGATCGCTGCTTCTGTTCTCATAGCGATACTCGCACCCATAGCCTGGTGGGCAAGTGCGAGTACAGGAAGAAACTATGGTCTTGGTATCACAGGGGGCTGGATAAATCTGGTTTCTGTTTACGCAAACAACGCCTCTCTGAACTGGGAAGGTGCTGAGATTCTCGGAATAATAATAGGAGCCGCCATATCTGCCATTGCAGGAAAAGAGTTCAAACTGAGAATGCCAAAGAACCCCAAAACCTACGCTCAGGTTCTTCTGGGAGGATTTCTCATGGGATTCGGTGCGGTAACAGCTGGAGGATGTAATATAGGTCATTTCCTCACCGGTGTTCCGACACTGGCCATCTCATCGATAGTAGCATCTATCTTTTTCATTCTCGGAAACTGGACAATGGCCTGGTTCCTGTTTGGAAGACAGAAATGA
- a CDS encoding sulfurtransferase TusA family protein, translating into MAKYQVTKTLDVRGEVCPVPDVETKRALQNMKPGEILEVWIDYPMSKERIPETVKKLGHEVLEIEEVGPSEWKIYIKVK; encoded by the coding sequence ATGGCGAAGTACCAGGTCACCAAGACTTTGGATGTGAGAGGAGAGGTTTGTCCAGTGCCTGATGTTGAAACCAAAAGGGCTCTGCAGAACATGAAGCCAGGAGAAATCCTTGAAGTGTGGATCGACTATCCAATGTCGAAAGAAAGAATCCCGGAAACTGTCAAAAAACTTGGCCACGAAGTCCTGGAAATCGAAGAAGTGGGTCCGAGCGAATGGAAGATCTACATCAAAGTGAAATAA